From Armatimonadota bacterium:
AATCGCCGCCCGTGAATGCCACCGTTCCATCGATCTCCGGAGCGTCGCGATACGTACGACCGCTATATGCGCCGTTTGCAGTTCGCTCCTCGACCAGGACGTCAAGGGCGCTGCCGACCAGCGCGCGATTTCGCCGGCGGGAAATGCCGGCCTGCCATTTCATCAGTTCTTCGCGCCGCTGCTCCGCGACTCGATGGGGCACCTGGCCCGGAAGCGTCGCCGCCGGGGTTCCATCTTCGCGGCAGAACGAGAAGACCCCAACCCGGTCCAGTTCAGCGGATGCCAGGAAGCCTTTCAGTGCATGGAACGCTTCGGGCGTCTCGCCCGGGTGCCCCACAATGAAGGTGCTTCGGATCGCGATTTGCGGGCACGCCTTTCGGAACCGCTCGATGATCCGCAGATACCTGTCACCGTCACCGGGGCGGTTCATCGCCTCCAGAACGCCGCGGTCCGCATGCTGCAGCGGAATGTCCAGGTATTTGCACACCTTCGGCTCGGACGCGATGACATCGATGACGGCGTCCGTCACGGTCGCCGGAAACGCGTACATGATGCGGATCCACCGGATGCCATCGACATTGGCCAGCTCGCGCAGCAATCGCGGCAATGCCAGCGTTCCATACAGGTCCCAGCCGTATCGCATGGAATCCTGGGCGACCAGGACGATTTCCACGGTCCCTTCCTCTGCCAGCGCGCGGACTTCATCGACGATCGCCTCGACCGGACGGCTGGCGTGATCGCCGCGGATCGACGGAATCGTGCAAAAGGCGCAACGGTAGTCGCAGCCATCGCTGATGCGCACATAGGCGGTCCACGGCGGCGTTGACCTGACCCTCGGCGGCTGCCGGTGCGGAATCGGACGCGGCGGCCCGATCTGCAGGAGCGGCTGCGGCGGGGCGGCGGTCAAAATGCTCTGAATCTGGAGAGCCAGGCCTTCATACTGCCCCACACCGATGAACGCGTCCACGCCGGGCAGCTCTTTCGCCAGGTCCGCGCCATAGCGCTGGACGAGGCAGCCGGCGGCGATAACCGCCCTGCCTCCGGCCCGCTTTTTCCACTCGGTGGTACCCAGCAGCGCGTCCACCGACTCTTGCGCAGCATCTTCCTTGAAACCGCAGGTGTTTACGATCAGAACGTCTGCCTGTTCTTCGTCCGCGCAGACCTCCATGCCGGCCGCCCGAAGCTGGCCCAGCATCGTCTCGGAATCGACCGTATTCTTCGGGCAGCCGAGACTGATGAGACCAACCTTAACCGCCAAATTCACGCTCCCCGCGACTGCCCCGTCGTCATCCGGCGCCCGACGGCGGTCCGGTGAAGACGGTTACGACCCAACACGCCAAGAAACGAGTCGGGCCGCGAGTGCCCGCTCGTTTCTCTACGAACTAGGAAACAAATATCTCTGTCATTATCATACACACGCGGGGGGAGGGGAGTCCAACCGTCGGACCGCTCCCGCTGCAACCCCATAGCCGGTCGAATGTGGCGCGGCCGATACCGGTCGCGCCGCATTCGACCGGCCTCTTTACCTGGCCTCGACCTGCCCGGATCCGCCCTCCAGCGCCTTGGCCAACGCCGCCGCGCGCGGATCGAGAAGCAGCAATCCCAGCATCTTGCGCTGCATCGAACCCTGGTACATCTCGCCTGTGCCGCTGAGAAGGCGGGAGAGCGGGCTGCTGCTGAGTTTATAGATCGGCGGATCGCCTTTGATTCCCCCCTGCTCGCCGGCGTAGGCGATGGCGTCGCGAAGCGTTCCGATCTTATCGACCAGCCCGTTCTTGACCGCCTGCCGACCGGTGAACACGCGTCCGTCGGCGAGGGGGCGCAGGGTGGCCATGTCGATCCTTCGGGCCTTGCTGACGGCCGTCAGGAACTGGTTGTAGATGTCATCGACCATATCCTGGAACAGAGCCTTCTCCTCACGGGTCATCGGGCGCATCGGATTGCCCATGTCCTTGAACTTGCCGGATTTGACCACGATTTCATCGTAACCGCTCTTCTTGATCCAGCCGCTGGGGTTACTGAAATTGGGCAGTTCGCTGATGACACCGATGCTCCCTGTCAAGGTGGCGCCGTTGGCGTAGATTCTGTCCGCGGCGCTTGCGATGTAATAGCCGCCGGATGCGGCGACATCGCCCATCGCCACGACAACCTTCTTGCCGCCGGTTCGAACCTTCTCGACCTCCGTGTACACGGCATCCGATGCCGCGGCGCTGCCGCCAGGGCTGTTGATCCAGAGGACCACGGACTTGATCTTGTCGTTCTTCCGAGCCTCCTCCAACTGGTCGATGATGCTCTGCGCTTCAGCGCCGCTTGCCCCGCCGAACGGGCCGCCGTCGGCTTCTCCCGAGGTGATCACGCCGGTGACGTTGATGAGGCCCACCGAATCCCGGCTGGGACCTGTGCCGGCTGACGGGCCTCTGGAGATGAGCGATGTCACGGTTCCGAAGAAGAGGGCCATCACAACGAATGGAAGGCATCCGCAGCCGAACAATGCCCCGCCGAAGAATGCCGCCCAACTCAGGCCCTTCTTGTCGCGCGCGGGCGGCGGTGGGGGCGGGGAGAAAGAGGTTCTGGGGGCAGAATACAGCGGGGGCTGCGCCGCAGATGGCGGCGCGGCGAATGTCGTCGCGCTGGCGCCGGGCGCTGTGCCGAAAGTGGCCCCCTGGGGCGGCGGCGCCTGCGGGGGCGGCGCCGCGGGTTCAGCAACGGGTTCCGGCGTCGCGTCTCCTGAAACAGGGTTGATGGGTTGATCGTCCACGTGAGTCGCCTTTCCTTGGATTCGGCGGTGAGGCCGGTTGACAGAGAACTGTATATTTGATAGATTGTGTTAGTGTGCGCGGACACGTGTCGCGCCGCGCGCCGAAGTGGCGGAATGGCAGACGCAACGGTCTCAAAAACCGTCGGGGGTGACCTCGTGTGGGTTCGAATCCCACCTTCGGCACCAGAGTATTACATCACGTGTGCAAATGATAGCATCAGGGGGCCGCGCCGTACTATTCGGCGCGGCCCCTTGATTTTGCCCGTTTTCGCCATGAGTGCCTGCTATTGCCGT
This genomic window contains:
- the rimO gene encoding 30S ribosomal protein S12 methylthiotransferase RimO, translating into MAVKVGLISLGCPKNTVDSETMLGQLRAAGMEVCADEEQADVLIVNTCGFKEDAAQESVDALLGTTEWKKRAGGRAVIAAGCLVQRYGADLAKELPGVDAFIGVGQYEGLALQIQSILTAAPPQPLLQIGPPRPIPHRQPPRVRSTPPWTAYVRISDGCDYRCAFCTIPSIRGDHASRPVEAIVDEVRALAEEGTVEIVLVAQDSMRYGWDLYGTLALPRLLRELANVDGIRWIRIMYAFPATVTDAVIDVIASEPKVCKYLDIPLQHADRGVLEAMNRPGDGDRYLRIIERFRKACPQIAIRSTFIVGHPGETPEAFHALKGFLASAELDRVGVFSFCREDGTPAATLPGQVPHRVAEQRREELMKWQAGISRRRNRALVGSALDVLVEERTANGAYSGRTYRDAPEIDGTVAFTGGDSAPGSIVSVQITAAGVHDLSGVAEGADPGKAAFRSDSQS
- the sppA gene encoding signal peptide peptidase SppA, producing the protein MDDQPINPVSGDATPEPVAEPAAPPPQAPPPQGATFGTAPGASATTFAAPPSAAQPPLYSAPRTSFSPPPPPPARDKKGLSWAAFFGGALFGCGCLPFVVMALFFGTVTSLISRGPSAGTGPSRDSVGLINVTGVITSGEADGGPFGGASGAEAQSIIDQLEEARKNDKIKSVVLWINSPGGSAAASDAVYTEVEKVRTGGKKVVVAMGDVAASGGYYIASAADRIYANGATLTGSIGVISELPNFSNPSGWIKKSGYDEIVVKSGKFKDMGNPMRPMTREEKALFQDMVDDIYNQFLTAVSKARRIDMATLRPLADGRVFTGRQAVKNGLVDKIGTLRDAIAYAGEQGGIKGDPPIYKLSSSPLSRLLSGTGEMYQGSMQRKMLGLLLLDPRAAALAKALEGGSGQVEAR